The following nucleotide sequence is from Fusarium graminearum PH-1 chromosome 1, whole genome shotgun sequence.
GATGGATGCAAATTGGAATCCCTCTGGACGGCCAGACATTCCCAGGTGAGTTGAGGTTTGTCTAAAAATGCTTTCTGCTTCTCTGCGGACTCGgcttgtcgctgctggtgtgTTAAGCACCATAAGGTCAGACTCGTCTCCGATCATTGGCTGGCCGTACGCTCGATCGTCATGTCTCATGTTGAGAAACATGTCCGCTTCTTCAGAACTTCCTCGGTCAAAAGCATGCTCTTCGTCCTCATACTCTGCATCTTCCCCATCGTGGCCAGCAATATCTTGAGCGATGTATCGTTCGATTTCGGCATCGACCTCACGCGGACGCTCTTCTGGAGCGGTAGACATGCGGAAAAGGCTGCCTCGATGCGGCGGGagttccatctcttcttcaacatattgttcttgatcctcgtcttcctcttcggtgACGCTGAATTGGCGGCTCAATCCTGAAGGTTGTCGACCTCTTATGGATCTTGCAAGTGGATTGCTTGTAGTGCTGTTGCGCCCGAAAAGACTTCTTCCAGATCCAGTGTTGTTTGACACCCCAAGGTTGAGGGGTTTGGTATTGGACATGCCATGCGAAAAAGAGCTTCCCATGAACGAAAGAGACGGTGCGCCGGCAGGTGTGGTAGAGGCAACCGAAGACGGCGGCGGTGGTCCACCGGGGGTTGTCGTAGGATGTTCGGGGAGGAACGAGAAGCCTGTACCGCGCGGAGGTGTCGACGGCGCAGGACTGCCGGGAGGGCTGCTGTCCACGATAAATCTAGCAGCCATGATGCAAAAAAGCTATATTACAagagctcttcaagcttcaggTTTAGATCGGCCGACTCGGCGCGTCGAAGCAGCTAGTCTTTTCGCTATCGAGGATGGATTTGCGCTATTATCGCATACGATGGTTATGCTTGGTGATGCAATGGATGGTATTTAGGTGCAATGTTGAGTTACAGCTTCTgtttgctgcagctgaaCGCGCTTGGTATTATTTTTTGGAGCTATCGCGATGGGTAACACGCGCCGTGGTTTATCCGGCGCCGCAATCCCTGTCCTATGACATTGgtccttcttgttcctcaaAACAATTTGAAGTCATTCAAACAGTATTTTTTTATTCAATTAAAATCTCATTGTTGTTTTCACATCGTGAGTTGGCGGCATTTGAATAAATTTCTCTGTTGTTTTTAAGTCTGCCAATCTTTGCAATTGAAGATTTGGCGTACTTGAAGTCTACTTAGCTGATGATTGTAATGCAATTAACACGAGCTGTTGATAATCAGCGTCCAAATTAGATTGAATGAGCTTGTTTCTCCGTTCAACGACAATTGTACAATTACCACTTCAATCCGGCGCGGGCCGATGTAGCTAAGTTGGAACACATGGCGAGAATAACTGCAGACGCGGAGTTGGATGATCTGTCATGGTGCAAGACGAGCGTATGTaggttgttcttgtgacATTCTGGAAATGTTTTGCGAGACTCTCTTATCTCCTCCTTCCGATAGTTCGGCTCTAGTTCCGCCTTAACCTCAGCTCGACGATAATTAAAGTAACCTACAACGACATCGGCAACGGGCACGGCATTGTACGGAAGGTCTTCCGACCCCGTGAAGAAACCAAAGCCTCTCCTCTTGACTCACTGGACGGCGTCGTATGTACCACCGACGGCCGAGTCGGTCTCATCTGCCGAAAGAAGTGTAGTAAGACCCCGCTTTTGTCTCTGGTCAGTGTCTTGTCTGTGAGGTTATTTGGCTATCTTTACCAATAATCGCGACCTTAACACCAATGGCACAGGACCTTGGCACGCCCAGACAGACCCCCCGCACCATGTCCTCACGTAAACAAAGACATAGCAAGTGTCATATCCAATGAACGATAGTGATATGTCCGAAGCCGCCTAAGGTTTCCTATCTGAATGTGTGATGTGGATTTGAGCTCCAATTGCGGGGTACCCAACGTAGGTACATACGCACCGGAGTTGCTCGGTGATCGGGATCTTTGATGCGGGCGGTTTCCTACCGATTCTATGCCTACATAAACAGTTTCCTTGAAACGGCCGGCCTTGGATTCAATCATCTAAGCCCCATCATCCCCTTTAAATTGGTTGTCCTTCTGTTTTCCATACTGcttcctttcttcctcgacattcgatttccatctcatcacatAAAACCGGAATAATGTCTACTGCTGGCAAGGTATGTTCCATTGGCAAGCTTCCTCGCTACCTACCCCTCATCGTAACGGGCGCCccgctgttgatgatgggaaGCTTCTGAGAACACATTATTGATGCCATTGACAGACTATTACCTGTAAGGCCGCCGTCGCCTGGGAGGCCGGCAAGCCTCTGTCCAttgaggatatcgaggttgCTCCTCCAAAGGCCAACGAGGTCCGAATCCAGATCTACTACACTGGTGTTTGCCACACAGGTATGCTTTTTGTGCCCGCGTCATCATGCTCTCAGAGCTCTGCGGGCGTGAGAATGTAGTCAACAGACAGCTAATGCTTACCAGATGCCTACACACTCTCTGGCAAGGACCCCGAGGGTGCTTTCCCCATTGTCCTTGGACACGAGGGTGCCGGTATTGTCGAGTCCATTGGTGAGGGCGTCACCAACGTCAAGGTTGGTGACCACGTCGTCGCTCTCTAGTATGTCTCTCTTACCTTGTCCATTACCGCACGATCTAATTGTTTCCCTCAACAGCACCCCCGAATGCAAGGAGTGCAAGTTCTGCAAGTCCGGAAAGACCAACCTTTGCGGTAAGATCCGAGCCACCCAGGGCAAGGGTCTGATGCCCGACGGCACCTCTCGATTCAAGTGCAAGGGCAAGGATCTGCTTCACTTCATGGGCACTTCCACCTTCTCCCAGTACACCGTCGTCGCCGATATCTCCGTCGTTGCCATTGAGCACGACGCTCCCATGGACCGAACCTGTCTGCTCGGCTGCGGTATCACCACCGGTTACGGTGCTGCCACCATCACCGCCAACGTCCAGGCTGGCGACAACGTTGCCATCTTCGGTGCCGGCTGTGTCGGTCTCTCAGTTGTCCAGGGTGCTGCCGCTCGcaaggctggcaagatcatcgTTGTTGACGTCAACCCTTCCAAGAAGGAGTGGGGTGAGAAGTTCGGTGCTACTGACTTCGTGAACCCCACCGAGCTCGGTGACCAGTCCATCCAGGACAAGCTTATCGAGATGACCGACGGTGGTTGTGACTACACCTTTGACTGCACTGGTAATGTTGGTGTCATGCGCGCTGCCCTCGAGGCCTGCCACAAGGGTTGGGGTGAGTCCATCGTTATCGGTGTTGCCGCTGCTGGCCAAGAGATTTCCACACGACGTAAGTTATTTCCCAACAACTCATAGACGTTCAAATATACTGACTATTTGTACAGCATTCCAGCTTGTTACTGGCCGAGTGTGGCGAGGATGTGCTTTCGGCGGTGTCAAGGGCCGTTCTCAGCTGAACGATCTCGTTGCCGACTACAAGAAGGGTGACCTCAAGGTTGACGAGTTCATCACCCACCGCAAGACCCTCGGCGAGATTAACAACGCTTTCGACACAATGAAGCAGGGTGACTGCATCCGTGCTGTCGTCGACATGCAAAAGCTCGAGCCTAAGATTTAATGACCCAAAATGTAGTATAAACAAATGATAATCAAAATTTTATGTTGAATGACAAAACTGGTTTCCTGACTTTGGGGTGAGCTGCTATTAATATGTGCCATGATTGAGTACCTTGATAGACACTTCGGCATAATGTCCTAGAGGCTTGATACAGTATTGGATATGATGCGCACCTATGACTCCACTCATGATAACGTGGTATATGAGGTTGCGGATGTCGAGTTTATGTATGTCGCCTTTACACAGAAATGTTTAATGCAAGTCGAAGTGAAATAGTAAATAGCAAGTATATGAAATACTAGGAAACATCCATCCATACTCTAAATTATGAGGCAGGACTAGCTTATATGCTGGTTGCTTAGATATATGCTTCTGGTCGCCCCAATATTCTATACTGCACCTTGATGGCTATGATACTTGGCGAATGATCCTCCATGTAAGATGGAATCTAGTCAACCCAGTGAAGAACTCGACAATTCGGAAAGGCTTCTTAAATATTTTGATAACCCTTAAGAGGTTAGATATTTTCATTTAACTACAGGATCTTCTTACAGCACAAACAAAGTTATAACCAATCAACTTAGCTAGCATATCTTAGTCTTGCATAATAGCTTGCACAGCTGCACAGTCTACTAGAAATCTGGGGTATCTCCACTACGTGCATCCGATTCAACAGAGTGGGCCCTTTGCAATCCACACGATGTCATTTGCCCAAGGGGTTCCATGACGAGTCGCGACTGAAATACAATCTGTAATAGCCCGATTTAACAGCACAATACCAAAAAGTCGACAAGATGCGTTCATCGAGAATATCAAAAGACGCTTCCAAGATATTCGATCGCGTAAAAGAGTCTACTTCCCCACCGCGACGAGTGACAAGATCTGCCTTGTCTAAATTCGCCTTTGCCGCGACAGAAGATACCAAACCTGCAGTCGGCGACATCGAAGATATCGGGGGACCTGTACGAAAACGAAAACGGGTGGCGACGATAAAGACAGAAACCTCAACATTACCTCTGGCCGTCAAGTCCGAAATTATCGACGAAGCCCTCGATGATATTCCATCACCGCCTGCAAAGGCGCGCCGCGTTCGCAAGCCCGCTCGCAAAGCTATTGATGCCACAACTGGCGTAACAAAGATAGAACCGCCATCCGATTGGGAGGTCATCTATGATACTGTGAGAAAGATGAGGGCGCCAGGCGGTCGAGCGCACGGTGCCGCCGTTGACACGATGGGGTGCGAACGTTTGGCAGATGAAAAGGCATCGCCAAAAGACCAAAGGTTTCATACATTGGTGGCGCTCATGCTTTCGAGTCAAACCAAAGACACGGTGAACGCCGTTGTCATGAGGAAACTGCAAACTGAGCTGCCACCGTTTGAGCCGGGGGCGCCTCCGGGGCTAAACCTAAATAACGTCCTGGCGATCGATCCCAAGACTCTGAACGAATTTATCTGGGCAGTTGGCTTTCACAATAACAAGACTAAGTTTGTGCTACCACCATCGGTATGCTCGGGCACATACAAGTTTGGCTAACTTTTTATTTGCCTAGGTATATTAAGCAGACGGCCGAGATACTCCGCGATCAATGGGATGGTGACATCCCCGACACGATCGAGGGTCTCGTATCACTACCAGGTGTCGGCCCCAAGATGGGTTACCTGTGCTTATCAGTGGCATGGGGAAAGCATGAGGggattggtgttgatgtgCATGTACATCGTATCACGAACCTCTGGGGTTGGCACAAAACCAAGAACCCAGAGGAGACTCGTACGACGCTTCAATCATGGCTGCCACAGGACCGATGGCACGAAATCAACCATCTTCTCGTAGGATTGGGTCAGTCGGTATGCCTGCCTGTTGGACGCAAGTGCGGCGAGTGCGATCTTGGTCTCCAAGGTCTATGCAAGGCTGCCGATCGAGCCAAGGTATCCGCAGGGCGAAAGCTCAAAACGGAGGAAATAAAGCTGGAGGCTCAAAATGGCGCAGCAGTCAAGACGGAGGTTTCACAGGACATTGTGAAAAAGGAGGAGGGTGGCAGTGTATGGTGAGAGGTACTTGGTCCTTGGCCCTTTGACTGACACGATACACGATTGACCCCCATTGTCGGCCCCGCCCCCGGAACCAGCCACCCCATAATAAATCCCCAGGATCGAGTTGGCTACATAAGTTGCTGGCAGGAGACGATTTGACCACGTGTATGAGGCCTTGTGAAAGTTAGTGCAGAAAGTTGACAACTGAAAAGAGCGTCgtcttttgtctttgggGTGCGTTGATACCCCATTGATACCCTATTCTCCATTGTCAAAGTGATTAGTCTTTTCCCAAAGCACTCCCGTGGTCTAGCCCAGATGGCGCTATGAAAGGTGCGGTCCAGACGGCTGCTCACGAGATCAACCATGCGCCCACGATACGATATCGGAGATAAGCCGGCAAAATAATAACAGGGTCCTAGAGGCTCTCGCTAAATGCAAAGTCGCATCCAAGGCCAGGCGCAAGCAACACGTAATCGGAGCCAAGACAACTGATCGTCAGTCCATTCTGAGTCAAGCAATGTCACCGCTTCCGCACCTGTCGCTATGTCGATGATCGTCGTATTCCAAGCACCCTCACGACTCAATCAATGGCAAGCACATTTGATGTAGGCATGTATGTATGGTAAGTAATGAATTGTGATGAATTGATTTAATGCAGACCCCGCTAGAATAGGGAACTATGCCCCTCAAAGCATATCCAGTACGCCGTCGCACCCTCAACTGGTGAAATAGAAATATACAATGGCGAATAACGCCctgcatctcatctcatgcAGATGCTTGTGTCGAAACCCAATCCCATCGTTACGTCGTGGTGGCCGTCAGAGTTGCGCATCGTGAATTTGAGGAGTGACGCCAGTCTCCAGTCCAACACATATCTGTTAAAAGACTATGTGTGATTCTCGTTGGTCGGTTTACACGCCCCGGATAACCTGGGTTCGCTCCGACTCAAGTTGTATGGCGTTGCGCTCGTAGGACTGCTTCTTACACTGGGAGGTTTGTTAGAGAGGGTCGATGACATCTCAAGAGTTCAACTTACATCCTCGAGACCGGTACACTTGTGGTCTTCTAGTAGACGGTGCTTGCCACAGAAGTGACCTTGACAAAAGGTACAGTCGCCAACGATGCGCTGAGCAGGCTCGCGGCAAGTGGCGGCAGTGCAACGGATTCGCTTGGGAGGCATGATGTCGGTTGTTTGTGGTAGAAAAGTGGTAAAAGTTGATGAGGACTCAAAGAGTTTATTTATGCTCGCAAGGAACGGTGAGAAtatgagatgatggtgagaGGCGGAGAGAGCGGTAAGAAGTTGGCTGAACCAAGCGAGTTATAGTAGCGGATGAGTTGGTTTAGCAAAGAATTGGATGCAAGTGACAGTGGCTTTCGAAAACCGCGGAAAGCTAGAGATGAAACCAAAAAGGATTCACGCAAAGACCTGTATCGAGAAATGGATTAACTGCTCAAAGCAAAGCGAAGGAGCAACTGCCGTTGGGAAAGGGGACCAAGACAGGTCTTTATACAGAGAGACGAAGCAAGGCGGCTGATGAATGAATCATGCCTCGGTGGAGCCTGGTCGGTTCGCCTCCAGCTCGTTCTCTCTCACCACATTcacagccatggccatggtcCACGGCCAAGGATGGGACAGGGGGGGAGGGCGTGTAGCGAAAATGTTTaccttgcattgcattgcattacaTTGTATCCGTGGTTTGGGGCGATAGTCACACAGTGTATTTAATTATGGGAAATGCATTGCTCGGATACAGGCACCAAAGCAAGCTTACAACAACGTTGAGCAGCCACCCGTTtacacatgcacatgcactGCATATGCATAAGAAGGTACGTTATATCATTGTATTGACATGTGTAATCATGAAGCACAGTTCAGAGGTTTACAGAGTTATGTGTTGGATAGATGATGAGACATGTTTTACACAATTCGTATTCCCAACAAGGCGGACAGCATGATAGATCATCCATAATgaatgacaaagacaacgacaacaacaacgacagcaTGGCAGAAACTCGTGGAATCGAAGACCATACACCCCCCTCCcatttgtctctgtctctgtcccGTCTTTTTGGCTTGGGCATGGCGGCTGGAGCCTGCCCGGCGGTTCCAACGGGCCACTTTTACCCGTAGAGCGATTGGAATGGACGGTTGGTCCTTCAAGACCGGAATCAACAGCGAAGAGGCGAACTAGAAGAAGGGTTCACCACGAGGCTCCGAAAGCGGTGACCTTGGTTGAATCGATAGGAAGGGCGGGGGCCCTGTATCTGTAATTGTAGGCGCTGCTGTACAGTGCTGTTACAGCGACAAACGCACTACAGTGGGTACTGGAAGAAGTAGGAAGGGTCCCTGGGGGGCGTGACGTAGATCAGGCGGGCGAATAAACTTGCATTTTTTCCCACTGAACCCGAGGCAGAGAAATGGTTACATTTACAATTGAGGCCGACGATGACGGCAGATGGGGGTCCTCTCTGTCGCTGTCCACAATTCAGACTCAAATGGCATCGAAGGCTGTCAATCAATTTATCCCTTTCAGTCTGTGCATCACTCGATGGACTTTTGGCTGCTACTCATTGTTGTTGCCCAGGCTGGCCTGTTACATAGCTGAGACATGCTAAACAGGCgtcaatggcttcatcgtcatccgcatcagcatcaacatcaatattACCTGTGCTTATAACTTCAGCTCGGGCATCTCATCGAGCCTCGTCCAAACACTTATCGCAGCGGCTACCGCTTTTGATGGGACGAACCACAGCATGACTGGTCCCCTGTCCTTTTCAACCTGAATTTCGTATCCACGAGGTCTAAGCCTGCAACGGGCCTACGTAACGTGCTGTCAACCTACAGTCTACAGTACCGCCTACGAGCTTCACTGTTTTGACGAATCTTGTTAAAAGGGACCCGAGAACTTCCTGGCTTTCCATGTCGTAGGACATTTTCTCATTTTTAGCGATGGACCGAGACTAGGATATGGGTGCTACCCTGCATTCAGCAGGTGTCTCATCGCCAATCGTTTAGAGGCGGAGGAATCAGAAAAACATGGCTCTCATGCATGGGGATCGACCACCCCCaacaagcaaaagcaaagcacgGGGCATGGAGGTTTGCGCTGAACCGAAGggaactgaactgaactgggCCTACAGCCACTAGCCACAGCATCATTGGCAGCCAAAACGCTCTTCCTCTTTCGAGCTGGAGCTGAGGGGGCGGGACGGACGAGTCAGGTCTAGCCTAGGCGCATCTGGCACCATGAATCGGCTGGATACAACAGTACAGTACAATGCAGTGCATATTGATAACATCGGTTCAGGCGGTTACAAGAATAGGCGGTGGGAGTGTGTTGTTCATCAATCAGGCTGTTGCTTGTTAATCGACAAGagccaacaacgacaacaacacatGACTATTCATCCTGGCATTTCTAATCTCGCGACATTAGGGTATAAGATGAGACCAGTAGCAAGCCTCACTAATCAATAAGATTTCACGTCTTTATGCTGATCTCTCATTGTGGGGGCCCTGACTGCTAATGTCTATGGACATTTGAAAGGAATGACGCCAAAGCCATGGATCTATACGTCAATACTGTTGAATATAGGTGCAGAGATTTTGAAGCGCAGCACTTAAATTAATTACGACAACTATGAAATTAAAGTCTCGGTCGATTTGAGCTCGGCCAACTTtgaccatcatcaagaactgTCCGATACATCGGCAGATAAAACGATCGACATCATGACTCTCACTGTACGCGCTGTCCCCAAATCTCAGACATTCTCCCCATTCCGTGACATGTTCGAGCCCATCCGGCGTCGTCCGCGGCCCTTGTCTCCGGTAACGTTGATGAAAAGGGTAAGACAGTCCCCGTGCATCTTCCGGAGACGCCGGGCCCGGCTCTCGGGCTCGAATCACTCTTACATACCGATCAGAATACAGTAAAATACATTCTCAACTGTCGATTAAACTTCATTTCGCCATACTGTGCTGTTAGTCTCTGGAGCTTCCCGACAGCTTGGGAATCTTGGATCTTGGTTAGACTCAGTCTTTACTGGATATCCGCCACTCCCGATAACTGGGGTTTTAGTGTATCCTTGGACTCTTTTAAGTTCTTGATGTCCGGATATGGTTTACCTTTTGACAAATTCTCTGGTCTTTGTGAATTGTTCATATTTCCATTATTTTCAACCTATTGGCACATTTGGAAGATTGTGGTTGGAGTTCTGATAGCTTCCAAGGTGGACTGATGACTTAGGCTATAGATCCGAATAGTAATCAGGATTATCAATCAGAAAAAGCGCCGTCATCGTATAGGGGTCAGTACATCAGTTTGTGGCTTTTCGAAGCACTGAAAACGCAAGTTCGAGTCTTGCTGACGGCAAATTAATTATTCTTTTGCTATTTTTGCCATTTTTTGCTTGGTGGGATATCTATCATGAGGAATTATTCGTATCatggtttctttttgtaaGTGGCTGGTTGGCACGGATGTTGTGTTCCCTTCCATGGCATCCATCACATACTCGATGTCTTTGTatatccttctttcttagGTACCCAAATGAGATAATATCGAAATAACATCTGTCTCTCATGTTTATCTCATGTTTACCATGAAAGATATGAATGCCCCTCAATTTCCCTTTCAAGCGATAGAAACCATCAATTACCAATCATGGAACGTGGGGTTGGCCGTGACGACATTAAAGCCGCCTCCCTCACCCTGTAGCGACCACAACTTACATACTCTCTGTATAATTGTTCCGTTTTACAGTCTTTTGACTGCCGGAACACTTCCTCATCTTTCATTGTACTGCTTGAATAATACCAAACTCCCACTCATATTGGGTACCTCAAATTTGGTGATCGCCTCACTCACCATAGTAACCCCTCATCGCTTCACCAACATCCCGAAACATACCcgccatggcagcagcatctcAATCACGAGGTATCAGAATCGCCATTGATAGAGGTGGTACTTTTACCGACTGCGTAGGAGAGCATAATGGAAAAGAGACCATTATCAAGCTTCTGTCCGAAGATCCGGCCAACTACAAGGATGCCCCGCTTGAAGGTATTCGCCGCATCATGAGCCACTTCCTTGGCCGAGATATCCCCCGAGGTGAAGCTCTGGATACTTCCAAGATCGACTCAATCAGGATGGGAACAACTGTCGCTACAAATGCATTGCTCGAACGAAAAGGCGAGAAGATCGCCATGGTCGTGACCAAGGGTTTCAAGGACTGTTTGACCATTGGAAATCagtcaagaccaaagatCTTTGATCTTGCCATTCGAAAGCCTGACGTGCTGTACGAGAAGGTggttgagattgacgagCGGGTCACTCTTGAAGACTACGCCGAGGATCCCGAAAGGACGCAAACCGAGGCAGAGGCGCAAGTCGGCACtaaagaagcagaaggcaAGACTTTGGTCCGGGGCTTGTCAGGCGAGACGGTGAGGATCCTCAAAAGAgctgaggaagatgatattcgatcaaagctcaaggatgttTACGACCAAGGTATTCGCAGTATCGCCGTGTGTCTTATGCATGGCTATACTTACCCCGACCATGAGGCCTTGATCGGCCGTGTAGCCAAGGACATCGGCTTCCAGCACATCTCACTTAGCCACGAACTTATGCCTATGATCAAATTGGTATCTCGAGCTACATCTGTGTGTGCTGATGCCTATCTCACCCCAGCTATTCGAAAATACATCGATGGCTTTCAGGCTGGATTTGAGGGTGGTCTTGGAACTCGCAGCGTGAAGGAGGAAACGGGCGCGAAGGGGGCAAGATGCGAGTTTATGCAGAGTGATGGTGGACTAGTCGATGTGGAAAAGTTCACTGGCTTGAAGGCAATCTTGTCTGGTCCTGCTGGAGGTGTGGTCGGGTACGCGATAACGTCgtatgatgaagaaactAAGACTCCTGTCATTGGATTTGATATGGTAAGTTTGGAGAATGCTGTGTAATTGACCAGAATCTGACTTTGGCAGGGCGGTACTAGCACCGATGTCTCGAGGTATGGCGAGGGACGATATGAGCATGTTTTCGAGACGACAACTGCTGGTGTGACCATCCAGTCTCCCCAACTGGACATCAACACCGTCGCAGCAGGAGGCGGATCTCGACTCTTTTTTAGAAACGGACTATTCGTTGTCGGACCCGAGTCTGCGGGCGCCCACCCAGGCCCTGCATGTTATCGAAAGGGAGGGCCTGCCACTGTTACTGATGCTAACCTGGTCCTCGGCCGCCTACTTCCCGAGTTCTTCCCCAAGATCTTTGGagagaacgaagacgagggcctggatgttgaagccagCAGAAAAGTTCTTCAAGAATTGGCTGACCAAGTGAATCGGGAAAGCGACAAGAACCTAACAGCTGACGAAGTAGCGTATGGATTCCTGACTGTTGCCAACGAAACAATGGCTCGGCCTATTCGATCTATTACTGAAGCCAAGGGTCACGATTCTTCGAAACATCGACTCGCTACTTTCGGAGGCGCGGGTGGTCAGCATGCTGTTGCCATTGCAGAGTCTTTGGGTATTCAACAAATTCTGGTCCATCGATATTCCTCAGTTCTTTCGGCATACGGTATGGCTCTTGCGGATGTCGTCGACGAGCGACAGGAGCCCGATTCATTGGTATGGAaggatgatgacaagacagtCAGCGaactgaagaagaaaatggaGAAGCTTAAGGATCAATCACAAAAATCTCTCAACGACCAAGGATTCCAAGAGAGTGAAATCGCCTTTGAGGAATATCTTAACATGAGATATCGCGGTACTGAATCGGCTCTTATGATTGTTAGACCgacagcagaagaagccaaagaacACTTTGACGGCAAAGAATGGGATTTTGGTCAAGCTTTTGTTAAGCAGCACAGATACGAGTTCGGCTTCACGCTCGACGAACGAGATATTATTATTGACGATGTTCGTGTCCGAGGTATCGGCAAGAGTTTCCGACACCAGGACGATACAGTGGACAAGCAACtcaaagacttgaagcaaCAGGAAGTCtctgacaagaagaagctcaacagccaacaagTTTACTTCGAGGGAGGCAGGAAGGAAACTCCCGTCTTCAAACTGGAAGATCTTCAAGTGGGCGATTCTATCCCTGGACCTGCCATGCTTGCAGACGGTACACAGACAATTGTTGTGACGCCAAAAGCAACAGCGATCATCCTCAAGACTCATGTAGTCATTAACCTGGAAAAGCAGGGATCAAAGATCGAGTAAGTCCGCTTCATTAGTGAGATGCAGTGGAAACTAACATAAACTCAGATCTTCTAAGGCATCTGGGGATCGGGAAGTTGACCCCATCATGCTCAGCATCTTCGGTCATCGTTTCATGGCTATTGCCGAGCAGATGGGCCGTGCCTTGCAAAAGACCAGTGTCAGCACAAACGTCAA
It contains:
- a CDS encoding S-(hydroxymethyl)glutathione dehydrogenase, producing MSTAGKTITCKAAVAWEAGKPLSIEDIEVAPPKANEVRIQIYYTGVCHTDAYTLSGKDPEGAFPIVLGHEGAGIVESIGEGVTNVKVGDHVVALYTPECKECKFCKSGKTNLCGKIRATQGKGLMPDGTSRFKCKGKDLLHFMGTSTFSQYTVVADISVVAIEHDAPMDRTCLLGCGITTGYGAATITANVQAGDNVAIFGAGCVGLSVVQGAAARKAGKIIVVDVNPSKKEWGEKFGATDFVNPTELGDQSIQDKLIEMTDGGCDYTFDCTGNVGVMRAALEACHKGWGESIVIGVAAAGQEISTRPFQLVTGRVWRGCAFGGVKGRSQLNDLVADYKKGDLKVDEFITHRKTLGEINNAFDTMKQGDCIRAVVDMQKLEPKI
- a CDS encoding 5-oxoprolinase; protein product: MAAASQSRGIRIAIDRGGTFTDCVGEHNGKETIIKLLSEDPANYKDAPLEGIRRIMSHFLGRDIPRGEALDTSKIDSIRMGTTVATNALLERKGEKIAMVVTKGFKDCLTIGNQSRPKIFDLAIRKPDVLYEKVVEIDERVTLEDYAEDPERTQTEAEAQVGTKEAEGKTLVRGLSGETVRILKRAEEDDIRSKLKDVYDQGIRSIAVCLMHGYTYPDHEALIGRVAKDIGFQHISLSHELMPMIKLVSRATSVCADAYLTPAIRKYIDGFQAGFEGGLGTRSVKEETGAKGARCEFMQSDGGLVDVEKFTGLKAILSGPAGGVVGYAITSYDEETKTPVIGFDMGGTSTDVSRYGEGRYEHVFETTTAGVTIQSPQLDINTVAAGGGSRLFFRNGLFVVGPESAGAHPGPACYRKGGPATVTDANLVLGRLLPEFFPKIFGENEDEGLDVEASRKVLQELADQVNRESDKNLTADEVAYGFLTVANETMARPIRSITEAKGHDSSKHRLATFGGAGGQHAVAIAESLGIQQILVHRYSSVLSAYGMALADVVDERQEPDSLVWKDDDKTVSELKKKMEKLKDQSQKSLNDQGFQESEIAFEEYLNMRYRGTESALMIVRPTAEEAKEHFDGKEWDFGQAFVKQHRYEFGFTLDERDIIIDDVRVRGIGKSFRHQDDTVDKQLKDLKQQEVSDKKKLNSQQVYFEGGRKETPVFKLEDLQVGDSIPGPAMLADGTQTIVVTPKATAIILKTHVVINLEKQGSKIESSKASGDREVDPIMLSIFGHRFMAIAEQMGRALQKTSVSTNVKERLDFSCAIFDATGGLVANAPHLPVHLGSMSTCVRRQAEIWKGKLEKGDVIISNHPSYGGTHLPDVTLLMPAFDEKGENILFYAASRAHHADIGGISAGSMPPHSRELYQEGASIRSEKLVSGGKFNEKRVVELFYEEPAKYPGCSGTRCLADNINDLRAQVSANQKGISLIEALIAEYGEETVQFYMVHIQNNAEQCVRRLLKGVYKRFEGKDLSAVDFMDDGSPIRLKIRIDAEKGEAEFDFSGTGPEVYGNINAPQAITFSAIIYCLRCLISDDIPLNQGCLKPIHVKIPPKSILSPSPGAAVVGGNVLTSQRITDVIFKAFQACAASQGCCNNLTFGFGGNQDGAEAVKGFGYYETIAGGSGAGSDWEGTSGVHCHMTNTRITDSEIFERRYPVLLREFSIRSGSGGQGQHRGGDGVIRDIEFRIPLQVSILSERRVYRPYGLNGGGDGECGLNLWVRKVEKANWEASLKQFHTKDDAGEVEYEERHVNMGAKNTAAMKAGDRIIICTPGGGAWGAEGAESVAKKKVDHTEAWRKGSGSARDETALQA